From the genome of Natrinema marinum:
CGGTGTACGTCGGCGACCTCACCAACGTACTGGAGACGCACTGGTCGGTGCGAGTGAACGCCAAGACACACAACTTCTGGTCGTTCCGCGCGTTCATCGACCGGCTGGCGTATACCGCCGAGGAGTTCGGTATCTCCGTCGAAGTGCGAACGGAAGCATGGACCTCACAGACGTGTCCGAACTGTGGTTCGACGGAGGACACGACTCGCCACCGCGACACGCTCACGTGCACCTGCGGCTTCGAGGGTCACGCAGACCTCACGGCGTCGGAGGCGTTCCTGAGGCGGCACGAAACAGACGTACCACGGCCGATGGCACGGCCCGTGCGATTCGAGTGGGACGACCACCACTGGTCGGAGCTACCACACTCTCGCGAAAGTTCCAAAGAAGCGCGCACGAACCGGAGTATCCACGCATAGGAGAAAGTCGCTCGCGTGGTGGTTCGGCATGAGCCGAGTCCCCAATGTGAGGATTCTCGCGCCCTTTAGGCGCGGGAGGATGTCAAGACGACCCCGATCAACAGGAGGTTCGCCTTCAGGATCTCGATCGCCTTGGCGTCGATCTCGCGGATCCGTTCGATCTGATAGTCGAACGTCGTCCGAAGCTCCTCGCGAGCCAGTTCGATCGTCTCCCGATCGAACTCGCCCGACGCGTCGGCCGTCGCCGAGACGTCGCGGGCCGACTCGTCCGTGCCCTCCGGGCCGCTCATGCGCTACCCTTTCTCGCCCCGACCGTAAATCCCCCGGCGGTCGGATCCGCTCGAGAGGGCGCCGGCCTCGTCCGACGGTCCCCCTATCAGGCGATTTCGAGGGCGTCGCGATCCGCCCCGGCCAGCTCGACCAGCGCGTCGGCCTCGAGCAGGTGACACTCCCCCGGAACGACGAGCAGGTGCAGCGGGTCGCCGAACGTCCGGTCCGCGAGGTCGGTCATCGTCCCGGCCTCGACGAGCGGGTCGGGGCTGCCCGCGCGGGCGACGACGACGCCGACCAGATCGGGGTACTCCTCGGCGAGGAGGTCGGCGCCGGTGTCGGCGGTCATGTACTCCTCGCGTTCGGCTTTTATATCGAGGTAGACGACCGTGTGCAGCCCGTCGGCCCGATTCGCATCGATCGTCTCGGTCACGCTCGCGGGGAGACCGTCGGCCCCGTGGGCGTAGGGAAACGGGAGCGTCGTCGCCTTCCCGAACCGGTAGTTCTGCAGCCCAGTTAGCGAACTGGTCGCCGTCTGGGCCGTGACGCCGTGGATCACCCGCGTCTCGATCCCGCGGTCGTGAGCCCGCAACCGGAGGTCGACGTGGGTCGTCGAAATCATCGTGTCGCCCGCCGTCAGAAAGGCCACGTCCTCGCGTTCGGCCGCCTCGAGCATCTCTTCGGGGTGTTGTTCGACGCCCGCCCGATCGCGGACGTCGATCTCGATCTCGTGGGCGGACTCGAGGTCTTCGATCGTCGTCCCGATCAGCCGGCTGGTGTAGAACTCGGCGTAGACGCGGTCGGCCGCCCGGAGGGCGTCGCGGCCCTCGACGGTGATCGACCGCTCGTCGTAGAGGCCGAGACCGATGAACGTGAGCATAGCGAGTCGTAGCGGGAGCATCCGGAATATGCTTTCGAGACCGGCCGCCGCGTTCCACCGTCGAGTAACGCCGTCGGACGCCGTTCGAATCGATTTCCGGTTCTCTGCCACGTGAGCGAGCCGGAGCCGAGGTGAAACCGTCCCGACGCGGCGATCCGCCTGCGACCGCTCGCCCTGCCGCACATTTATGTCATCTAGAAATGTAGTCTCACTATGGTCCGACGGATCATTGCCTGGCTCCGCGAACGGATCGCCGTCGAGGACGCCGAGGAGCGTATCGAGGGCACCGGCGAAGCGATCACCTCCCCACAGCACAGGCGGACGCAGGAGGCCCGACGGCTCCTCGAGCGACAGGACGAACACCCCGAGCGCCGACACGAGGAGCCGTAGGTCGCTGTTTCGAGACGCGAATCTCGGTTCGATCGTCGCTCTACAGTCAGAAGCCGATATGGGAGGTCGACGCGGGGCCGTCGTCATCGTCCTCGTCGTCGATCCGCCCTCGTGGGCGAAGCTCACGTCGCCGTCGGTGAGATAGACGACGCCGTCGTCGACGGTCACGTCGACGGCGGGCAGTGTGGTGTCGGCCGCCTCGCCGTTGTCGCAGTGGCCCGAACAGGAGTCGAACATCGAGCCGTGTTTCGGACAGATTATCTGCCCGTCGCGCATCGCCGCGCCGCGGCCCGTATCGAGCCGCTGAGCCTCGTGCGTACACCGGTTGATCCAGGCTTCGACGCCGTCGTCGCACGGCACGAGGATGACCTCGTCTTCCTCTCCGTGCTCGTCTTCGATCGTGACTTCCTCCCCACCCTACTCGTTCACCGCTGACGCGGTTCGCTTCTTGAGGGTGGGGCTTCCTGCTTCCACGACGCGCTTTGCAGACACCGAATCGGTGTCCGGAGGGAGCGCAGTCTCCACAGGCGGTGATTCGGGACAGCCCGTCCCTACTTGTTCAAGACCGCGAGAAAGGATGTTCCACGACGCATTCGCGTCTCTGTCCGCCTCGAACCCACACGACGGACACGAATGCTCGCGTACCCACAACGGCTTGTCCGTCTCGGTTCCGC
Proteins encoded in this window:
- the dph5 gene encoding diphthine synthase, which translates into the protein MLTFIGLGLYDERSITVEGRDALRAADRVYAEFYTSRLIGTTIEDLESAHEIEIDVRDRAGVEQHPEEMLEAAEREDVAFLTAGDTMISTTHVDLRLRAHDRGIETRVIHGVTAQTATSSLTGLQNYRFGKATTLPFPYAHGADGLPASVTETIDANRADGLHTVVYLDIKAEREEYMTADTGADLLAEEYPDLVGVVVARAGSPDPLVEAGTMTDLADRTFGDPLHLLVVPGECHLLEADALVELAGADRDALEIA